The nucleotide window CGTCCCCGATGTGTTATTCTCTTTTGATGAAGACGTGGAGAAACGGTATTTACGAGAACCGGCGGCAGATGCACTGGAAGATTTGTTCGATGCTGCAGCAGATGACGGACATGATCTCTTTGCCGTGTCCGGATTTCGTTCCTATGAACGACAAGATGCCGTTTTTGCAGATGCGGCAGAAGAAACGAGTGAAGAGGAGGCAAGTGAGACAGTTGCCAATCCCGGTAACAGCGAGCATCAAACCGGTTTGGCAATGGACATTTCCAGCGAAAGCAATGATTTTGAATTAAACACTTCCTTTGCCGAAACGGAAGAAGGAGAATGGGTTGCCGAACATGCCCATGAACACGGATTTATCATCCGTTACCCGGAAGATGGGGAAGAAATAACAGAGATCTCCTACGAACCCTGGCATCTACGCTACGTCGGGGAAGAAGCGGCAGAAGTCATTTACGACCATGATATTACGCTTGAAGAATTTTTCGATCATGCCGGCAAAATTTAAAACGTGTTGCCCCCACGGACAACACGTTTTAAAAAATCCATTCCACTAATGCCCAACCAATCGCTCCAATCACACCGGCAACAATGGAATGAAGCACTTGCTCACTGTTCATGCGCTTCTCTTTGGACCAATCGATAATGAGCCATCCGACAAAGATGGCAACCCCAAACCAAATGGCTTGCATTTTCCCCTCCCATTTCCAATCGAGAGGCCGCTATGGTGCGACCTTTATCCCGGTGATAACACTTGTTCCAACTCCCGGACAAGCATAACCCCTTCGCGAACATACACCTGATCAATGTAAGCATCTTTTTCTTCCGGTGACGAAAATTGGTTCCATAGAGCACTG belongs to Salicibibacter cibi and includes:
- a CDS encoding M15 family metallopeptidase, whose product is MKRGGKTLKQRRTTLLITALILLLSACQETQENQQTDHSTDENTNNKNTEENNTEEEDDDPWVLEEEQFNEIETVEGIETIQNPDNDQVLVNHDYAFPEGYEPDDLVVPDVLFSFDEDVEKRYLREPAADALEDLFDAAADDGHDLFAVSGFRSYERQDAVFADAAEETSEEEASETVANPGNSEHQTGLAMDISSESNDFELNTSFAETEEGEWVAEHAHEHGFIIRYPEDGEEITEISYEPWHLRYVGEEAAEVIYDHDITLEEFFDHAGKI